TCCGTCGgaatctctctctccttctttttctGGGCTCTGCTAATCTCACCGTCCGTCTCACAAACATGCAAGTCACAGACATTTTCCGGCGACAAGACCTACCCTCATTGCCTAGACCTCCCTCAACTCAAAGCCTTCCTCCACTTCTCATACGACAAACCAAACACAACCCTCGCCGTGGTCTTCTCCGCTCCGCCCTCAAAGCCAGGAGGATGGGTCTCTTGGGCGATAAATCCACAAGCCACCGGTATGGCTGGAGCTCAAACCCTTGTCGCATACAAGGACCCAAACAAAGGCGTTGCCGTGGTGAAGACGCTAAACATCAGCTCTTACAGCACCATTGTTCCCTCGAAGCTAGCGTTCGAGGTTTGGGACATGAGAGCAGAGGAGGAAGCGTCCGGAGACGGAGGAACGCTGAGAATCTTCGCGAGGATTAAAGTTCCGTCTGATCTGGCTGCCAAGGGAAAGGTGAATCAGGTCTGGCAAGTCGGTCCAGGGGTGAGTCCCGAGGGAAAGATAGAGAAGCACGATTTCGACGCGCCGAATCTTTCTTCTAAAGGACTTCTTGATTTAAGCGGGAATAACAGCGGCGGGGGTGGAGGAGGCGAGGGAGATTCTAGAGTCAAGAAGAGAAATGTgagtttgtattattataaataaataaatataatataacataaacAAGGGAAAGCAAAACTGAATCTAAATTTGTGTAGATTCATGGGATATTAAACGCCGTGAGTTGGGGGATTCTGTTTCCTGTCGGAGCAATAATAGCCAGGTACATGAGGGTGTTTGAATCCGCAGATCCTGCTTGGTTTTACATCCACGTGTCTTGTCAGTTCTCTGCTTACGTCATCGGCGTTGCTGGTTGGTCCATCGGGATCAAGTTAGGCAACGAGTCCGAAGGTATTCGCTATGCCAGCCACGGTAACATCGGCCTCGCCCTCTTCACACTCGCCACCATTCAGGTAAATTACAAAAACAACATCCTAAAGTTGTTTACCCTTTGAAGTTATTGTTCAGAGATGTTTCCTGAAGTTGAAAAAAGCTCTTCTTCATATCATTCGCTAAAGTTGTTGAA
This is a stretch of genomic DNA from Raphanus sativus cultivar WK10039 unplaced genomic scaffold, ASM80110v3 Scaffold1806, whole genome shotgun sequence. It encodes these proteins:
- the LOC108823418 gene encoding cytochrome b561 and DOMON domain-containing protein At3g25290 — encoded protein: MLVLPIYSVKKLYYGYYNPSKDMAAAAYSSVGISLSFFFWALLISPSVSQTCKSQTFSGDKTYPHCLDLPQLKAFLHFSYDKPNTTLAVVFSAPPSKPGGWVSWAINPQATGMAGAQTLVAYKDPNKGVAVVKTLNISSYSTIVPSKLAFEVWDMRAEEEASGDGGTLRIFARIKVPSDLAAKGKVNQVWQVGPGVSPEGKIEKHDFDAPNLSSKGLLDLSGNNSGGGGGGEGDSRVKKRNIHGILNAVSWGILFPVGAIIARYMRVFESADPAWFYIHVSCQFSAYVIGVAGWSIGIKLGNESEGIRYASHGNIGLALFTLATIQVFAMCLRPKKDHKYRVYWNIYHHGVGYSIIILGIINVFKGLSILNPQHAYKTAYIAVLASLGGIALLFEAVTWVIVLKRKSNS